In Desulfuromonas sp. KJ2020, a single window of DNA contains:
- a CDS encoding nitroreductase family protein, translating to MDIFEVIRDRRSIRKYKDIPVAPEQIEQILDAARLAPSWKNMQCWRFLVLRDPARRAALLEAIPDDNPGKKAVAAAPVTILVCADPRESDVENGIPYYVADAAIAFEHLCLAAHALGLGTCWMGWYDEAKIKQALAIPEPLRVVGFTPLGVPDQEPKPRPRKELKDIAYFDTWPANG from the coding sequence CCGCAGCATCCGCAAGTACAAGGACATCCCCGTCGCGCCGGAGCAGATCGAGCAGATCCTCGACGCGGCCCGGCTGGCGCCGTCCTGGAAGAACATGCAGTGCTGGCGCTTTCTGGTCCTGCGGGACCCGGCCCGACGGGCGGCCCTGCTCGAGGCCATTCCCGACGACAACCCCGGCAAGAAGGCGGTTGCCGCCGCCCCGGTGACCATCCTGGTCTGTGCGGATCCACGCGAATCGGACGTGGAAAACGGCATCCCCTACTACGTGGCCGATGCGGCCATCGCCTTTGAACACCTCTGCCTGGCCGCCCACGCCCTCGGCCTGGGCACCTGCTGGATGGGGTGGTACGACGAAGCCAAAATCAAACAGGCCCTGGCTATCCCCGAGCCCCTGCGCGTGGTCGGCTTTACCCCCCTGGGAGTACCGGATCAGGAGCCGAAGCCACGCCCCCGCAAGGAGCTGAAGGATATCGCCTACTTCGACACCTGGCCTGCCAACGGATAG
- a CDS encoding Xaa-Pro peptidase family protein yields the protein MIDLTELQQRTTAMQALLKKKELDGALFIYPIDVYYFSGTRQNATLWMPVEGTPVLLVRKSLARARQESPLPDIRPFPSSRDFAAVLPAEAVKLGLTYDVLPVQQLNFYTKLLAGREFVDISPLNREVRSVKTPFEVELLRRSGASLSSVFTQVPEFLRAGMRELDLSAEFECRLRKTGNEGYVRMRAFNQELFQGLAVSAGGPSYGFFDGAVTGRGLSNASPHGASLDLIEKNVPILLDYTGVFEGYITDMTRIFVLGDLDDELKHAFATSLAIQDFLQRSLKPGAVCEELFLQAAEMAEGAGLGDCFMGMPGEQARFVGHGVGLELDEFPVVAQGFKVPLQEGYVIAIEPKFVMPGKGVVGIENTFVVTAAGGVKLTDIPDAITYL from the coding sequence ATGATCGACCTGACCGAATTGCAGCAGCGCACAACCGCCATGCAGGCGCTGCTGAAAAAGAAAGAACTCGACGGCGCCCTCTTCATCTACCCCATCGACGTCTACTACTTCAGCGGTACACGTCAGAACGCCACCCTGTGGATGCCGGTGGAAGGGACGCCGGTGCTCCTGGTACGCAAGAGCCTGGCGCGGGCTCGGCAGGAAAGCCCTCTGCCCGATATCCGTCCCTTTCCCTCCAGCCGTGACTTCGCCGCCGTGCTGCCGGCCGAAGCCGTCAAGCTCGGGCTGACCTATGACGTTCTGCCGGTGCAGCAGCTCAACTTCTACACCAAACTGCTGGCCGGGCGGGAATTCGTCGACATCTCTCCCCTCAATCGCGAGGTGCGCTCGGTGAAGACCCCCTTTGAGGTCGAGCTGCTGCGGCGCAGCGGCGCCAGCCTCAGTTCGGTCTTTACCCAGGTGCCCGAGTTCCTGCGGGCGGGGATGCGCGAGCTCGACCTGTCGGCCGAATTCGAATGCCGTCTGCGCAAGACGGGCAACGAAGGCTACGTGCGCATGCGCGCTTTCAACCAGGAACTCTTTCAGGGACTGGCGGTGTCGGCCGGTGGCCCCAGCTACGGCTTTTTCGACGGGGCCGTCACCGGCAGGGGGCTGTCCAACGCCTCGCCCCACGGGGCCTCGCTGGACCTCATCGAGAAAAATGTTCCCATCCTCCTCGACTACACCGGCGTCTTCGAAGGCTATATCACCGACATGACGCGTATCTTCGTTCTCGGCGATCTTGACGACGAGCTCAAGCACGCCTTTGCGACGTCTCTGGCCATTCAGGATTTTCTGCAGCGCTCTCTCAAGCCGGGCGCGGTCTGCGAGGAGCTTTTCCTGCAAGCGGCCGAGATGGCGGAAGGGGCGGGGCTGGGCGACTGCTTCATGGGTATGCCCGGCGAGCAGGCCCGCTTCGTTGGCCATGGGGTCGGCCTGGAGCTCGACGAGTTTCCGGTCGTCGCTCAGGGCTTTAAGGTGCCCCTGCAGGAGGGGTATGTCATCGCAATAGAACCGAAGTTTGTCATGCCGGGCAAGGGGGTGGTCGGCATCGAGAACACCTTCGTTGTCACGGCCGCCGGAGGGGTGAAACTCACCGATATTCCAGACGCCATTACTTATCTTTAG
- a CDS encoding thiolase family protein, translating to MSADVYVVEAKRTPFGSFGGGLADVPAASLGTTAMKGVLQAASLAPEAVDEVIVGQVLGGGCGQAPARQAMRGAGIPDTAAALTINKVCGSGLKAVMLGADSIRLGESQVVVAGGMESMSLAPYVLGKARAGYRMGNGELIDLMVFDGLTDPYTGRHMGEIGEASVERHGLSRQEQDELALRSYRLAQAAVEGGVFAEEIVPVVKKGRGGETVIEQDEEPFKVDFDRLTGLRAVFKKDGTITAGNASTINDGAAMLLLAGEEGLKRHQLKPRARILAQATESRHPDQFPEAPIGAIAKVCAKAGLSVADIDLFEINEAFASVALLAIKAHNIPLDKVNVHGGACAIGHPIGASGARLATTLIRELEKRQQRYGLATLCIGGGEAVAVIFERIV from the coding sequence ATGAGTGCTGATGTTTATGTGGTCGAGGCCAAAAGAACCCCTTTCGGCTCCTTCGGAGGGGGCCTGGCCGATGTGCCGGCGGCGTCTTTGGGGACGACTGCCATGAAAGGCGTGCTGCAGGCGGCGTCCCTGGCGCCGGAGGCGGTCGACGAGGTCATCGTCGGCCAGGTTCTCGGTGGCGGCTGCGGTCAGGCCCCGGCCCGTCAGGCCATGCGCGGGGCGGGTATTCCCGATACGGCCGCCGCCCTGACCATCAACAAGGTCTGCGGCAGCGGGCTGAAGGCGGTCATGCTCGGGGCCGATTCCATCCGGCTCGGCGAGTCGCAGGTCGTGGTGGCCGGCGGCATGGAGAGCATGTCCCTGGCCCCTTATGTGCTCGGCAAAGCCCGCGCCGGGTATCGCATGGGGAACGGCGAGCTGATCGATCTGATGGTCTTTGACGGCCTCACCGATCCCTACACCGGTCGCCACATGGGGGAGATCGGCGAAGCGAGCGTGGAGCGCCACGGTCTGAGCCGTCAGGAGCAGGACGAACTGGCGCTGCGCTCCTACCGACTGGCCCAGGCCGCTGTTGAGGGCGGGGTCTTCGCCGAAGAGATCGTCCCCGTGGTCAAAAAGGGCAGGGGGGGAGAAACGGTCATCGAGCAGGACGAGGAACCCTTCAAGGTGGATTTCGACCGCCTGACCGGGTTGCGGGCCGTCTTCAAAAAGGACGGCACCATCACCGCCGGCAACGCCTCCACCATCAACGACGGCGCCGCCATGCTGCTGCTGGCCGGTGAAGAGGGACTCAAGCGGCACCAGTTGAAGCCGCGGGCCCGGATCCTGGCCCAGGCTACCGAGAGTCGCCATCCCGACCAGTTCCCCGAAGCCCCCATCGGCGCCATCGCCAAGGTCTGCGCCAAGGCCGGCCTGTCGGTGGCCGATATCGATCTCTTCGAAATCAACGAAGCCTTCGCTTCGGTGGCCCTGCTGGCCATCAAGGCCCACAACATTCCCCTCGATAAGGTCAACGTCCATGGCGGCGCCTGCGCCATCGGGCACCCCATCGGCGCCAGCGGCGCCCGTCTGGCGACGACCCTCATCCGGGAACTCGAAAAGCGTCAGCAGCGCTATGGGCTGGCGACGTTGTGCATCGGCGGCGGTGAGGCCGTGGCTGTCATCTTTGAACGCATCGTCTAG
- a CDS encoding 3-hydroxybutyryl-CoA dehydrogenase yields the protein MIKTVGVLGAGQMGNGIAHVFAQFGYEVVLYDIAQAQLDKAVATIRQNLERQAKKGAIADSLVAESLGRIRTTQKMEDLAAVDFAVEAVTENEPLKLEIFRKLDGIVKPEAFLASNTSSIPITKIAAVTGRPEKVIGMHFMNPVPVMKLVEVIRGHATSDETFEVTAALVQKLEKEMAVSQDYPGFIVNRVLIPMINEAVFALYEGIATVEDIDKGMKLGTNQPMGPLTLADFIGLDTVLAIANVLYDGFKDPKYRPCPLLVKMVNAGYMGRKSGRGFYTY from the coding sequence ATGATTAAAACGGTTGGCGTACTGGGGGCGGGACAGATGGGCAACGGCATCGCCCACGTTTTTGCCCAGTTCGGATACGAGGTGGTGCTGTACGACATCGCCCAGGCCCAGCTTGACAAGGCGGTGGCCACCATACGGCAGAACCTGGAGCGCCAGGCGAAAAAAGGCGCCATTGCCGACAGCCTGGTGGCCGAATCCCTCGGCCGCATCCGGACCACGCAAAAGATGGAAGACCTGGCGGCAGTCGATTTCGCCGTCGAGGCCGTCACCGAGAACGAGCCCCTCAAGCTGGAGATCTTCCGTAAGCTCGACGGCATCGTCAAGCCCGAAGCCTTTCTCGCTTCCAACACCTCGTCCATCCCCATCACCAAGATCGCGGCCGTCACCGGCCGGCCCGAGAAGGTCATCGGCATGCATTTTATGAATCCGGTGCCGGTGATGAAGCTGGTGGAGGTCATTCGCGGCCACGCTACCAGCGACGAGACCTTCGAGGTGACGGCGGCCCTGGTGCAGAAACTGGAGAAGGAGATGGCCGTTTCCCAGGACTACCCCGGCTTTATCGTCAACCGGGTGCTCATCCCCATGATCAACGAAGCGGTGTTCGCCCTCTATGAGGGGATCGCCACGGTGGAGGACATCGACAAGGGGATGAAGCTCGGCACCAATCAGCCGATGGGGCCGCTGACCCTGGCCGATTTTATCGGTCTCGATACGGTGCTGGCGATCGCCAATGTCCTTTACGACGGCTTCAAGGACCCCAAGTACCGCCCCTGCCCGCTGCTGGTGAAGATGGTCAACGCCGGCTATATGGGACGCAAATCGGGCCGCGGATTCTACACCTACTAA
- a CDS encoding enoyl-CoA hydratase/isomerase family protein, with amino-acid sequence MDTSLLLIEKNDGIALLTINSPKTLNALNSTVLSELEGALYELDRDDAVKVVVLTGAGDKAFVAGADIKEMAAMNAFEGQQFGLKGQRVMLTMEKMRKPVIAAVNGYALGGGLELALACDFIYASEKARLGFPEVTLGIIPGFGGTQNLARRIGSARASELIFSGRMIEASKACTWGIVNEVFAPEELLAKAMETAAAIAAVGTLGVAYAKNAIVNGLNMGKEDGFRYEASLFGVLFATEDQKEGMGAFVEKRQAVFKGK; translated from the coding sequence ATGGACACCAGCCTGCTGCTGATCGAGAAAAACGACGGAATCGCCCTGCTGACCATCAACAGCCCCAAGACCCTCAATGCCCTCAACAGCACGGTCTTGAGCGAGCTTGAAGGCGCCCTCTATGAGCTGGATCGCGACGATGCCGTCAAGGTGGTGGTGCTCACCGGCGCCGGCGACAAGGCCTTCGTGGCCGGCGCCGATATCAAGGAAATGGCCGCCATGAACGCCTTCGAGGGGCAGCAGTTCGGCCTCAAGGGGCAGCGGGTCATGCTGACGATGGAAAAGATGCGCAAGCCGGTCATCGCTGCCGTCAACGGCTACGCTCTCGGCGGCGGCCTTGAACTGGCCCTGGCCTGCGACTTCATCTATGCCTCGGAAAAAGCCCGGCTCGGCTTTCCCGAGGTCACCCTCGGTATTATCCCCGGCTTCGGCGGCACCCAGAACCTGGCCCGGCGTATCGGCTCGGCCCGGGCCAGTGAACTCATTTTCAGCGGCCGCATGATCGAGGCGTCAAAAGCCTGTACCTGGGGGATCGTCAACGAGGTCTTCGCACCCGAGGAACTGCTGGCCAAGGCAATGGAGACGGCAGCGGCTATTGCCGCCGTCGGTACTCTCGGCGTCGCCTATGCCAAGAACGCCATCGTCAACGGGCTCAACATGGGCAAGGAGGACGGCTTCCGCTACGAGGCCTCCCTCTTCGGGGTGCTCTTCGCCACGGAGGATCAGAAAGAGGGGATGGGCGCCTTCGTGGAAAAGCGCCAAGCGGTATTCAAGGGGAAGTAA
- a CDS encoding acyl-CoA dehydrogenase, giving the protein MNFELSQDHRVLQDSVRDFVNKEIKPLAAKIDEDHAIPDALVKQIGEMGLLGSYLPEEYGGAGMDMLSYAIVVEEVSKACGSSGVLISAHTSLCSGPIYTFGTEEQKQKWLPALNTGEKIGCFLLTEPDAGSDAGGTATMYRREGDEFVINGSKTFITNGGYLGTGVLLASHDRSLKHKGISAFIIDLETPGVSILKNENKMGIRGSYTTAFAFDNVRIPVENLLGQEGKGFNVAMDTLNGGRIGIASQALGIAEGAFERALAYSKERKQFGQAICEFQAIQFKLADMKTRIETSKLLTYKAACLKDAGKNYTMESAMCKMHASETATYVTKEAIQIHGGYGYICDYEVERMYRDAKITEIYEGTNEVQRVVISKLLLG; this is encoded by the coding sequence ATGAATTTTGAACTTTCACAGGATCACCGGGTGCTGCAGGACAGCGTACGGGATTTCGTCAACAAGGAGATCAAGCCGTTGGCCGCGAAAATCGACGAGGATCACGCCATTCCTGACGCTCTGGTGAAACAGATCGGCGAGATGGGCCTGCTCGGCAGCTACCTGCCGGAAGAGTACGGCGGCGCCGGCATGGACATGCTCTCCTACGCCATCGTGGTGGAAGAGGTCTCCAAAGCCTGCGGTTCCAGCGGCGTGCTCATTTCGGCCCACACCTCCCTCTGCTCCGGACCGATCTACACCTTCGGTACCGAGGAGCAGAAACAGAAGTGGCTGCCGGCCCTCAACACGGGCGAAAAGATCGGCTGTTTCCTGCTGACCGAGCCCGATGCCGGCAGCGACGCCGGCGGCACTGCCACCATGTACCGGCGCGAGGGGGATGAATTCGTCATCAACGGCAGCAAGACCTTCATCACCAACGGCGGCTATCTGGGCACTGGCGTGCTGCTCGCTTCCCATGACCGCAGCCTCAAGCACAAGGGGATCTCCGCCTTTATCATCGATCTCGAAACACCGGGGGTCTCCATCCTCAAGAACGAGAACAAGATGGGTATCCGCGGCAGCTACACCACCGCCTTTGCCTTCGACAACGTCCGCATCCCGGTCGAAAACCTGCTGGGGCAGGAAGGCAAGGGGTTCAACGTCGCCATGGACACCCTCAACGGCGGCCGCATCGGCATCGCCTCCCAGGCTCTGGGCATTGCCGAGGGCGCCTTCGAGCGGGCCCTGGCCTATTCCAAGGAACGCAAGCAGTTCGGTCAGGCTATCTGCGAGTTTCAGGCCATCCAGTTCAAGCTGGCCGACATGAAGACGCGCATCGAAACCAGCAAACTGCTGACCTATAAGGCGGCCTGTCTCAAGGATGCCGGCAAGAACTACACCATGGAATCGGCCATGTGCAAGATGCACGCGTCCGAGACGGCTACCTACGTGACCAAGGAAGCCATCCAGATCCACGGCGGCTACGGCTACATCTGCGACTACGAGGTGGAGCGCATGTACCGCGATGCCAAGATCACCGAAATCTACGAGGGAACCAACGAGGTGCAGCGGGTGGTCATCTCCAAGCTGCTGCTGGGCTAG
- a CDS encoding (Fe-S)-binding protein — translation MEATREIYWNVGHGVVLPMYLLALAAFGLLAWGVRQRLAHWRQGKALNRFDRPQERLRRMVAEVLAQKKVARVREGGVYHALFFWGFAILFAGTLLVMLQADLLTPVFEVNLLQGGFYLIFSLALDLAGALAILMLAGLFVRRFLVKPAGLETKPEDLWLHGLLFAILLTGFFIEGARLAATELVWNPELARYSPVGLLVAKSMAGLSSQGLSTLHVFLWWLHLLLALGFVAALPFTKLRHILYTSANAFFAPLEAKGTLATLDLEDEEAEQFGAATLADLTWKDLFDADACTSCKRCQDRCPAHVTDKPLSPMRLIQQLGETAPDKPLAQAVGEEAIWACTTCRACQDICPANNEHVNKIIELRRHLTLMEGAFPGDEVRTAISNLEVNGNPFGMAFAGRGDWAEGLDLARVTAGEEADILYFAGCYASFDQRNREVARNFVRICQAAGVRVGILGKDEKCCGEPARKLGNEYLYQMLAQENVETLQTSGVARIVTTCPHCFNTLSRDYRDLGLLVEVEHYSTYIHRLLQDGRLALTPGEEQVCTYHDSCYLGRYKDIVSEPREVLQAAGWQVTEMAQAGVDSFCCSAGGGRILAEEKLGSRIHVERVRQAAATEAPILVSNCPFCLTMFEDGIKTSDCEDRLKVRDLAEIVVERIGG, via the coding sequence ATGGAAGCCACCCGTGAAATCTACTGGAACGTCGGCCATGGCGTGGTGCTGCCCATGTATCTGCTGGCGCTGGCGGCCTTCGGTCTGCTGGCCTGGGGAGTCAGGCAGCGGCTGGCCCACTGGCGGCAGGGCAAGGCGCTCAACCGGTTCGACCGGCCGCAGGAGAGGCTGCGGCGCATGGTCGCCGAGGTGCTGGCGCAGAAGAAAGTCGCCCGTGTCCGCGAGGGCGGCGTCTATCATGCCCTGTTCTTCTGGGGCTTTGCGATCCTCTTTGCCGGCACCCTGCTGGTAATGCTGCAGGCCGACCTGCTGACCCCGGTGTTCGAGGTCAACCTGCTGCAGGGTGGCTTTTACCTGATTTTTTCCCTGGCCCTCGATCTGGCCGGCGCCCTGGCCATCCTCATGCTGGCCGGCCTCTTCGTGCGGCGCTTCCTGGTCAAGCCGGCCGGCCTGGAGACCAAACCCGAAGACCTCTGGCTTCACGGTCTGCTCTTCGCCATCCTCCTCACCGGCTTCTTCATCGAGGGCGCCCGCCTGGCCGCCACCGAACTGGTCTGGAATCCTGAGCTGGCCCGCTATTCTCCCGTCGGCCTGCTGGTGGCCAAGAGCATGGCGGGGCTGTCGAGCCAGGGCCTTTCCACCCTGCACGTCTTCCTCTGGTGGCTGCATCTGCTGCTGGCCCTCGGTTTTGTCGCGGCGCTCCCCTTCACCAAGCTGAGGCACATCCTCTACACCAGCGCCAACGCTTTTTTTGCGCCCCTGGAAGCCAAGGGCACCCTTGCCACCCTCGACCTCGAAGACGAAGAGGCCGAGCAGTTCGGCGCCGCTACCCTGGCCGACCTGACCTGGAAAGACCTCTTCGACGCCGACGCCTGCACCAGCTGCAAACGCTGCCAGGATCGCTGCCCGGCCCATGTCACCGACAAGCCGCTCTCCCCCATGAGGCTCATTCAGCAGCTCGGCGAGACGGCGCCCGACAAGCCCCTGGCCCAGGCGGTGGGGGAAGAGGCCATCTGGGCCTGCACCACCTGCCGCGCCTGTCAGGATATCTGCCCCGCCAACAACGAGCACGTCAACAAGATCATCGAGCTGCGCCGCCATCTGACCCTGATGGAAGGCGCCTTCCCCGGCGACGAGGTGCGCACGGCCATCAGCAACCTGGAGGTGAACGGCAATCCCTTCGGCATGGCTTTTGCCGGGCGCGGCGACTGGGCCGAGGGGCTCGACCTGGCTCGGGTGACGGCGGGGGAGGAGGCCGACATCCTCTACTTTGCCGGCTGCTATGCCTCCTTTGACCAGCGCAACCGCGAGGTCGCCCGCAACTTCGTGCGCATCTGCCAGGCCGCCGGCGTCCGCGTCGGTATCCTCGGCAAGGACGAGAAGTGCTGCGGTGAGCCGGCCCGCAAGCTGGGCAACGAATATCTCTACCAGATGCTGGCCCAGGAGAATGTCGAGACCCTTCAGACGAGCGGGGTGGCGCGCATCGTTACCACCTGCCCGCACTGTTTCAACACCCTGAGCCGCGATTACCGGGATCTGGGTCTGCTGGTGGAGGTCGAACACTACAGCACCTACATCCACCGCCTTCTGCAGGACGGCCGTCTGGCTCTGACCCCGGGGGAGGAGCAGGTCTGCACCTACCACGACTCCTGCTACCTGGGACGCTACAAGGATATCGTCAGCGAGCCGCGGGAGGTGCTCCAAGCGGCGGGCTGGCAGGTGACGGAGATGGCCCAGGCCGGCGTCGACAGTTTCTGCTGCAGTGCCGGTGGCGGCCGCATCCTGGCCGAAGAAAAGCTGGGGTCGCGCATCCATGTCGAAAGGGTGCGGCAGGCGGCGGCCACGGAGGCGCCGATTCTGGTCAGCAACTGTCCCTTCTGCCTGACCATGTTCGAAGACGGCATCAAGACCTCCGATTGTGAAGACCGACTCAAGGTACGCGATTTAGCCGAAATTGTGGTGGAAAGGATAGGAGGATAG
- a CDS encoding electron transfer flavoprotein subunit beta/FixA family protein, with amino-acid sequence MKLLVCIKQVPDLESRFKPAADGLWFDDNDLAWRLNEYDEYAVEQAVQLKEQLGGEAELTVLSIGPDRVVEAIKKALAMGADKAVHVQDSAAHQKDPWQIASIIAAYAREQGFDLIFTGMQSQDRGSAQVGVLVAELLGLASATTLVGFSYADGVVQAKRELEGGLKGLVSLRLPALVTCQLGLNTPRYPTLPNIMKAKKKEIRPIPVADLLKEESLAPTTSFYAPARKGGGLVLEGEPSETALKLVNILKEKTAVLR; translated from the coding sequence ATGAAATTACTCGTATGCATTAAGCAGGTTCCCGACCTGGAGTCCCGCTTCAAGCCGGCCGCCGACGGTCTCTGGTTCGACGACAACGATCTGGCCTGGCGCCTGAACGAATACGATGAATATGCCGTCGAACAGGCCGTGCAGCTCAAGGAACAGCTGGGGGGCGAAGCGGAGCTGACCGTCCTCTCCATTGGCCCCGACCGGGTGGTGGAAGCGATCAAGAAGGCCCTGGCCATGGGGGCCGACAAGGCGGTGCATGTGCAGGACAGCGCCGCGCATCAGAAGGATCCCTGGCAGATCGCCTCCATCATTGCCGCCTATGCCCGCGAGCAGGGGTTCGACCTCATTTTCACCGGCATGCAGTCGCAGGACCGGGGCTCGGCCCAGGTCGGCGTACTGGTGGCGGAATTGCTCGGCCTTGCCAGCGCCACCACCCTGGTCGGTTTTTCTTACGCCGATGGCGTCGTGCAGGCCAAGCGGGAACTCGAAGGGGGACTCAAAGGGCTGGTCAGCCTGCGTCTGCCGGCTTTGGTTACCTGCCAGCTTGGCCTGAACACCCCCCGCTATCCGACCCTGCCCAACATCATGAAGGCGAAGAAAAAGGAAATCCGGCCCATTCCCGTCGCCGACCTGTTGAAGGAAGAGTCCCTGGCGCCAACCACCTCGTTTTATGCGCCGGCCCGCAAGGGAGGCGGCCTGGTGCTGGAGGGCGAGCCGAGCGAGACGGCGCTGAAGCTGGTGAACATCCTCAAAGAGAAGACTGCGGTGCTGCGCTAG